A part of Gramella sp. MAR_2010_147 genomic DNA contains:
- the fbaA gene encoding class II fructose-bisphosphate aldolase: protein MSHNIKPGVATGKEVQEIFNYAKKKGFALPAVNVIGSSSINAVLETAAELNSPVIIQFSNGGAQFNAGKGLSNDKEKAAIAGGVAGAKHVHEMAKVYGATVIMHTDHCAKKLLPWIDGLLDASEKHYEQFGKPLYSSHMIDLSEESLEENMEICKKYLKRMSKMGMTLEIELGITGGEEDGVDNTDVDSSKLYTQPEEVAYAYEELSKVSDQFTIAAAFGNVHGVYKPGNVKLTPKILKNSQEYITKKYNVEENHIDFVFHGGSGSTVEEIREGISYGVIKMNIDTDLQYAFLEGIRDYMGDKKDYLATQIGNPDGEDVPNKKYYDPRKWLREGELTFKTRLKKAFEDLNNVNTL from the coding sequence ATGAGTCACAATATTAAACCAGGCGTAGCCACAGGAAAAGAGGTTCAGGAAATTTTTAATTATGCAAAAAAGAAAGGTTTTGCTTTACCAGCGGTAAATGTAATTGGCTCGAGCAGTATTAATGCTGTACTCGAGACAGCAGCTGAATTAAACTCTCCGGTCATCATTCAATTTTCTAATGGCGGAGCTCAGTTTAATGCTGGAAAAGGACTTTCAAATGACAAGGAAAAGGCTGCGATTGCCGGAGGTGTTGCCGGAGCTAAACATGTTCATGAGATGGCGAAGGTCTACGGAGCTACGGTAATTATGCATACAGATCACTGTGCAAAAAAATTACTCCCATGGATTGATGGATTGCTTGATGCAAGTGAAAAGCATTACGAGCAATTTGGAAAGCCATTATACAGCTCCCATATGATCGATCTTTCAGAAGAATCATTGGAAGAAAATATGGAGATCTGTAAGAAATATTTGAAGAGAATGTCCAAAATGGGAATGACTCTTGAAATTGAACTAGGAATTACGGGTGGTGAAGAAGATGGTGTTGACAATACCGATGTAGATTCTTCAAAATTATATACACAGCCAGAAGAAGTGGCCTACGCTTATGAAGAATTAAGTAAGGTAAGTGATCAATTTACTATTGCTGCAGCATTTGGAAACGTTCACGGTGTTTACAAACCTGGAAACGTTAAGTTAACTCCGAAAATCCTGAAGAATTCCCAGGAATACATTACCAAGAAATACAATGTTGAAGAAAACCATATTGACTTTGTTTTTCATGGCGGAAGTGGATCTACTGTTGAAGAAATTCGTGAAGGAATTAGTTACGGTGTAATTAAAATGAATATAGACACCGATCTTCAATATGCATTTCTGGAAGGCATTAGAGATTACATGGGTGACAAGAAAGACTATCTTGCTACTCAAATTGGAAATCCTGATGGTGAGGATGTTCCTAATAAGAAATATTATGATCCTCGTAAATGGCTTCGTGAAGGAGAGCTTACATTCAAAACTCGTCTTAAGAAAGCATTTGAGGACTTAAACAATGTTAATACATTATAA